One genomic window of Ciona intestinalis unplaced genomic scaffold, KH HT001153.1, whole genome shotgun sequence includes the following:
- the LOC100180950 gene encoding kelch-like protein 12, whose translation MFTSGFKEGFNEDIEVKGMKASILDLLFTFIYLQVIDISDKTVCQLYEASDYLQFNDVKGYCVSFFNDALAVGNCLSFRSFAQRYQLLELVEKCDKFIVDHLELVSKELKFMDLSLDEAESLIALKQKQDSGRDSIFRTILNWIKHDFKQRQQFIERLFQLIDVKKLSTAFLEEIVKKSEKWIKRTDYFLDILNPEYVARLEKNQLPLPGGAAAQGGTRLAREDETFEFMIVGGRTQGNLFKFMTLLGNI comes from the exons ATGTTCACGTCTGGG TTCAAGGAAGGTTTTAATGAAGATATTGAAGTAAAGGGGATGAAGGCTTCAATATTAGATTTGTTGTTCACTTTCATTTACTTACAAGTGATCGATATAAGCGATAAAACTGTTTGCCAACTTTATGAGGCTTCAGATTACTTGCAGTTTAATG ATGTGAAGGGATATTGTGTTAGCTTCTTCAATGATGCACTTGCTGTTGGGAACTGTTTAAGTTTCCGTTCCTTTGCACAAAGATACCAGCTTCTGGAATTGGTGGAAAAATGTGACAAATTCATTGTTGACCACTTAGAGTTGGTTTCCAAAGAATTGAAATTCATGGATTTATCCTTAGATGAAGCTGAATCTCTGATTGCATTGAAACAGAAACAG GATTCTGGCCGAGATTCGATTTTCAGGACCATCTTGAATTGGATCAAACACGACTTTAAACAACGCCAGCAATTCATTGAACGATTGTTTCAACTGATTGATGTCAAGAAACTATCAACTGCATTCCTTGAAGAGATTGTTAAAAAATCTGAG AAATGGATTAAAAGAACAGATTATTTTCTTGACATTCTCAACCCAGAATATGTCGCTCGTCttgaaaaaaatcaactgCCTTTACCAGGTGGTGCTGCGGCACAAGGTGGTACTAGACTAGCTAGAGAag ATGAAACATTCGAGTTCATGATTGTAGGTGGTAGAACACAAGGAAACTTGTTCAAATTTATGACGTTGTTGGGAAACATTTGA
- the LOC104266738 gene encoding kelch-like protein 12: protein MNSTLYERWGSTSVKINNHVYTAGGDDSNFVECLSLIQVDVGWNEVASMKEQRWHAASAVLNDQMCLAGGCDGGINASSLVELYIPLVNTWTNIAPMQTKRYDHALVSYKGRLYSFGGRDEGFVLNLLNSMESFDPREGKWKSLKSMNKKRSGFCGVVYNDEIYAIGGHALKSVERYNIRTNTWTNVSSLNHVRFGSCACVVNGKIYVIGGTGDNESKTTIEAYDGTINEWKIETNIEISRWGASVVAL, encoded by the exons ATGAAC TCAACCTTGTATGAAAGGTGGGGTTCAACCAGTGTGAAGATAAACAACCATGTTTATACGGCTGGTGGTGATGATTCCAACTTTGTCgaatgtttaagtttaatcCAAGTTGATGTTGGTTGGAACGAGGTGGCATCTATGAAGGAACAACGATGGCATGCAGCATCTGCTGTGTTGAATG ATCAAATGTGTCTAGCAGGAGGATGTGATGGTGGTATTAATGCATCATCATTAGTTGAATTATACATTCCACTGGTGAATACATGGACAAACATTGCTCCAATGCAAACTAAACGATATGATCATGCTCTTGTTTCTTATAAAg GTCGCTTGTACTCGTTTGGTGGAAGGGATGAGGGTTTTGTattaaatcttttaaattCAATGGAAAGTTTTGATCCAAGAGAAGGGAAATGGAAATCACTAAAATCAATGAATAAGAAAAGATCTGGATTCTGTGGTGTTGTTTACAATGATGAGATTTATGCCATTG gTGGTCATGCTTTGAAAAGTGTCGAGCGATATAACATACGAACCAACACTTGGACCAATGTTAGCAGCTTAAACCACGTGCGATTTGGTTCTTGTGCTTGTGTTGTGAATGGGAAGATATACGTCATTGGAGG CACTGGTGACAATGaatcaaaaacaacaattgagGCTTATGATGGAACAATCAATGAATGGAAGATTGAAACCAACATAGAGATATCAAGATGGGGTGCATCAGTTGTAGCTTTGTAG